The Fulvivirga maritima genome segment GAAAGCTTTCCAAAAACCTTCTCTGGGAAACTGCTCTGCTTTTTCTTTTAAAGCAGCCATAATAGGCTCATCATTTTTAATAGATGAATAATAATAGACGGATTTGGCAAGATTTAAAACCCGGCACGCCCTGCTGATGCTGATCGCGTAATTAAATTCCCTTTTTATTTCCGTAACTAGCTGCTTTTTCTGGCAGGGCTTTAAAGCTTTTTTTCGATAATCTCTTTAGCAAGCTTAAGATCAAGGGCTAATTCCGCATGCATGTGTTTGAGCCTGCGATTTTCCTCTTCAAGTTCTTTTAGCTTCCGTAACTCTGAAGCATCCATGCCTCCAAATCGCTGGCGCCACTTGTAGAAGGCTGCCTGACTAACACCATGCTCACGGCTGATCTCAGCCGCGGTCTTACCTGCATCAAATTCCTTCAAGATGCTGGCAATCTGTTGGGGTGAAAATTTCTTTCGTTTCATAGTGAACAGTTTAAATTTAATTAAATTTTTCTACTTTTAAACTGTCCTATTTTTAGGGGGCCTTACACATCTTTTTTTGATCTGTTTTCGGACTACTTCCATCAATAATAGACAGATCAGGGCACTCCAAATTTGGATCTCAATAGCATTTTGGTTGTCCCCCAGAAAATATTTGAGAGGAAAGTTCTGCTTCAGCTTTTTAAATAAAAGCTCTATCTGCCATCGGTATTTATAAATGGCCGCTATTGTGGCTGCTTCCAACTCCATATTATTGGTCATAAACACTAATAATTTATTATTGAGGTCATCATAATAGGCTATTCTTCTATTTTGAAGCTCTTGCACTTGTCCATCAGTCTTGAAACTGATAACAACTTTTTCATCCTTAAGTACACAAAAGTCTTTATCTTCAGGCAGTTCTAGCTCATCTATTGATTGATATCTGGCATTTTCCTTCATTCTAGTAATGTAAAATATCCCTTGATGACTCCATTGTGCGTATTGTCTATAATCGATATACCCTTTATCCATCACCACATAGGATCCTTCTGGGAGTTGTAATTGCTTTAAAAATGTATGATCATGCTGACTTCCCTTGGTCAACCGTACTAAACATGGCATTAATTCTGCCGCATGAATCATTACATGAGCTTTAATGCCTCCCTTGCTTTTGCCATCTTTTCTAGGGCGTCCTGCTACCTTGAGAATATCTTTAAACAGACTAATAATCGTTGAATCAACAATATAAAGTTTATTGAGAACTTCCATTCTCAAGCGGCTGTCCGGCAAAAGGTGCCGATACTTTTTAAACAATTTCATGTAAATGTCTGCAAAGACTATACTACTGCGTTTTTTGTTGCTATCTGATAAAGTGGAACGTCTGGGTATAAATTGAATACCTAAATGGATCAGCTTGTTTTGGCAGGCCAAAAGCCCCGTAGTAAGCTCTCTGAGAGCACTTGCCCCACTGAAACAGCAGTATAACATGCTTACTAGGTGATGCCAAGTATTCAATTTCTTGTAATATCTGTCAGATTGGTATTTTGATATTATTTGATTTAACACCGATTTATCTATCAGCGATAATAGTTGAGAAAAGATTGGCTGTCCGTAGAAATATGTATTTTTACTCATGTGTGATTTTTTGTTGTGGTAAACCGAAAATACACATTATGGGGCACTCTTGAAATTATTCAGAGGCCCCTATCTTTTTTCTCGGACACTAGTGATTATAAAGTATTTAATAAAATTTTAAGAGATTTAAAATCTCCTTACCGATTACACCTGATTAAATTTAATTATAATCCTGAATCAGTTAGAGAACTTCAGTATTTTGGAATTATAGCGTTAAACCCGGATTATTCATTAGAATAATCAAAAGGAGGACTAGTAGACGATATGTTCAAGAATATTCCCTCCATCCAGGGTCTTCTTTTGGAGGGTAATGAGATTTTTAAAACCTTTTTATTAGCATGGTTTGCTGTCCAGGCTCCTAATGCAAAGCAATAGGATCTGAGGGTTGATAGGGTTGCTTTTCGATGATGGTTCAACGCAAAATGCCTGAATAAACTCATCAAATTGTAAGCCACCATGATAAAGCGAAAGGAGGCTTCTGTTGCCCAAAAATCTTGTAAACAAAAATTTTCAAGCCCAAAATCTTGTTTCAATTC includes the following:
- a CDS encoding IS4 family transposase, whose amino-acid sequence is MSKNTYFYGQPIFSQLLSLIDKSVLNQIISKYQSDRYYKKLNTWHHLVSMLYCCFSGASALRELTTGLLACQNKLIHLGIQFIPRRSTLSDSNKKRSSIVFADIYMKLFKKYRHLLPDSRLRMEVLNKLYIVDSTIISLFKDILKVAGRPRKDGKSKGGIKAHVMIHAAELMPCLVRLTKGSQHDHTFLKQLQLPEGSYVVMDKGYIDYRQYAQWSHQGIFYITRMKENARYQSIDELELPEDKDFCVLKDEKVVISFKTDGQVQELQNRRIAYYDDLNNKLLVFMTNNMELEAATIAAIYKYRWQIELLFKKLKQNFPLKYFLGDNQNAIEIQIWSALICLLLMEVVRKQIKKRCVRPPKNRTV